The nucleotide window TTTTGTGATCCTTTCGACGATACCGACCGGCATCATCGGCCTTGCCTTCCACGACACGGTGGAGACCGGGATCACGGTGTGGGGCGTGGGGGTGCGTTATCTCCTGCTGACTTCCTTCCTGCTCATCAGCAACCTGCGGTTCCGGCACAAGTGGGACCCGGAACGGATGACGGCCTGGGAGGCGCTCGCCATCGGGATGATGCAGGGAGCCGCCGTGTTTCCGGGGCTCTCCCGGTCCGGCTCGACGATCACGCTGGCGCTTGTCCTCGGGATCTCCCCTTCCCGCAGCGCGAAATATTCCTTCCTCATCTCCCTGCCCGCCATTCTCGGAGCCGCGTTGGTGAACGTGCACAAAGGGATCTCGGTCCTGCCGGGGTTTGCCCCCTCGGCCGCAGGATTTTTCTTCTCCCTCCTGATCGGGTACCTGTCCCTTTTTCTGGTCGAGCGTCTGGTGACCCGGGGGAGGTTCATCCGCTTCGCTCCCTACACCTTCCTCCTGGCGGTCCTCTGCTTCGTTCTCAACTGGAAGGGGTGACCACGCGGGTCGCCGTGTTGCCGTCACACCGCTGGGTCAGACAGACGTCTCGACGCTCAGCAGCTTCGGGCCCTGTTGGATTCGGAATCGTCCTTCGGCCGTATCCCAGATCCATCCGGAATAGCCGTAGCCGCCTACGGCCTTGGTGACGAACGCTCCTTTCCAGGATTCCGACCTGGGCTGATTGAGCGCCACCGTGCCGAATTTCCCGAAGGTGTAGCCTTCCACGGAGTGGCAATAATCCTCCCCTTTCAGAGCCCCCGCGGTCCGCTTCGCGGCATCCCCGCCAAATACCGCGGCGCGGAGACCGTACTTGTGGCTCTTGGCCCGGCGGATGGCCTCCTCCTCCGTTTCGAAGCTCGTCGTGAACGCCACGGGTCCGAAGACCTCCTCCTTCATCCCGAGCATGTCGTCCGTTGCGTCCTTCACCACAGTCGGGTGGATCAGGCTCCCCTCGATCTTTCCGCCGGCGAGGATCCGTGCCCCCCCGGCGCATGCATCCTCGAGTTGCCGGCGGATCCTTTGGACGGCGAGATCGCTCACCACGGGGGCAATATCCACGGCTTCGTCCGCCGGGTCGCCGACGACGAGTTGCCCGATCCTCTCCACGAACCGCTCCAGGAAGTTCTCGTAGATCGATCGGTGGATGAAGATGCGCTTGGGGGCCGTGCAGGTTTGCCCGGAGTACATGAACTTCGCGGTCATCAGGTCGGATAGCGCGAGATCCAGGTCCGCGTCGGGGAAGACGATGAACGGGTCCTGGCCGGGTCCCTCGAAGACGAGCTTCTTGCCGCTCCTCATAAAGGATTCCTCGTACGGGAGGACATTTTCATCGAACCCGAAAACCACGATGGACGTCACCTCGGGGGACTTGAGCGATCTTTCGATGAAGCTTTTTCCGTTTTCCCTGGAAAAGGTGATGTCGTCCCCGAAGATGGGCCGGTACATCTCCTCGGTCAGGCCCATGACGTCGGAGCCCTTGGAGGAGAACTTCACGCTGACCTTGTTCCCGACGATGTAGATGGAAGTGATGGCGGTGTTCAGCCACGAGCTTCCGTTGTAGGAGAGCATCAGGGAGACGCGGGAACCGGTTCCCCCGAGCGGCCTCCTCCCTTTGAGGAAGGCGGCCGCCTGCTCGTACATCTTCAGCCGGTCGAACGTGATGTCCACCTCCTTGGCGCTGTCCTTCACGGTAAACCGGAGATCCCTCACGGCGCAGGCGACGAGCTTCTCCTTGTTTCGAATCAGGGACCGGCCGAGCTCCTGTATGTTTTCGAATCGCTCTTCGTAGGACATCCCTCTTCACCCTCCCCCGTCCCTTGCAGGCATCGTGAAGATTCCCGCGATGATGGTTCAGCCTACACCATTTTTACGGTTCGTTTCCTCTCCCGCATCTCGGCCAGGCCTATGGCAAAGGGCAGGGCGAGCATGAGGATTCCCAACACCGCCACTCCCGGCCAGCCTGCCAAGTGATAGGTATGGCCGCTCGCGGTGATGCCGATCGAGCCGCCCAGGTAATAGAACAGCACGTAGAGGGAATTGGCCCGCCCCCTGCCGGAGGAGAGCCTCAAGTTCAAGGCGCCGGCCGCGGCGGAGTGGACCGCGAAGAATCCGGCGCACACCCCCGCGAGGGCAGCGGCGATCACCGGGAGCGAGGGGATGAAGGTCGCGGCGATGGCGATCGCCAGTGTCGCGGAGCCGAGGGCCATCGTAGCGCCGTTGCCGATCCGGTTGCTTAATTTCCCCGCGACGGGACCGGTGAACGCACCGACCAGGTAGGAAAGGTAGGTCCAGGTGATGACCTGCGTGGAAGCGCGGAAGGGCGCGGCGGAAAGGTAAAAGGGAAGGTAATTGAATACCGAAGAGAAGACGAAACAGGCACCGAAGGCGACGAAGAAAATGCGCAGCAGTTCGGGACGGCGGAGCAGCCCCGCAAAACTCTCGAATTCTTCGGACGTCTCCCTCTGCCCTTCACGTTTCGGCAGCCAGCGGGACGCGGCCAGGGTTGCCGCCAGCAGGAGAAGCGACGCAGTGACAAAGGCGTAGCGCCAGTGAAGGGGCGGATGGATCCATCCCCCCAGCAGCCGCCCGCCGAGTCCCCCCACCACCGTCGCCGAGACGTACGAACCCGTCACCACGTTCAGCCGGTCCGCGGGAAGGCTCCGCACCAGGTGCACGACCAGGCACGTGGTGAGGGAGGGGATGAAGAGCCCTTGAATGAACCTCGCCGCGATCAGGAGCGACAAGTCCTTGGTGGAGGCGCAGAAAATCCCGCACGCCACGATGACCGAGCCGCCCAGGAGGATGATGGGACGGATCGGATAGCGGTCCACCAGCATCCCGAACGGAAGGTTGGCCAGCGCGATTCCCAGGATGACCGCGGAGATGGTGAGAGAAGCCGTGGAAGCGCTCACCCCGAACTCGGACCGAAGCACCGGGAGGACGGGCTGCGTAATGTAGATCGTGGAGAAAGTGGCGGCCACCAGCGAAAAAATCAGGACCTGCAGGCCGATGTGCTTCCCTTCGGGCATGCGATCCGGTCTCCCCTTGCGATGGTTTCAGGAAATCTCGACGCGGCGCCGGGGGGTGAGGATGGCCGACGACAATTCCTGACCTGCCGCAAGGACTGCCCCCGGCCAGACGATTCCCCGGGTGACC belongs to Deltaproteobacteria bacterium RBG_16_64_85 and includes:
- a CDS encoding MFS transporter, giving the protein MPEGKHIGLQVLIFSLVAATFSTIYITQPVLPVLRSEFGVSASTASLTISAVILGIALANLPFGMLVDRYPIRPIILLGGSVIVACGIFCASTKDLSLLIAARFIQGLFIPSLTTCLVVHLVRSLPADRLNVVTGSYVSATVVGGLGGRLLGGWIHPPLHWRYAFVTASLLLLAATLAASRWLPKREGQRETSEEFESFAGLLRRPELLRIFFVAFGACFVFSSVFNYLPFYLSAAPFRASTQVITWTYLSYLVGAFTGPVAGKLSNRIGNGATMALGSATLAIAIAATFIPSLPVIAAALAGVCAGFFAVHSAAAGALNLRLSSGRGRANSLYVLFYYLGGSIGITASGHTYHLAGWPGVAVLGILMLALPFAIGLAEMRERKRTVKMV